The segment CCATATCTTTTCTGTGTTGGAGGTCATCATTTCATGGCTATGATTTAGTTCTTTCATACCTCCCATTCGATCGTAAATGTTGTAGCTATATAAACCTATTATTAAAACAATAATAGATGGGATAATTGTCCATACAATCTCTAGTGTTAAATTACCTTCTAAAGCTATCCCATCTCCATATTGATCTTTTCTTTTTCTGTATTTAAATAAACTATATATAACGGCTATGGTCATTCCTATGAAAATTATTAATCCAATGATAAAAAGAATTTTAAAAAGCTCATCATATATAGGCGCATTTATACTTGCTTCAACAGGAAGTAAGTTAACATTAAATCCGATCCAAAAAGATATACCAAATACAACGGAAATTATAAGTATTAAATAAAAGTTTTTATTTAACAATTGAGGAAATAAATCTTATTTATATTTTCAACATATTCAATTTTTTTAATTTTGCATTGTTTGTTAATGGAAAATTATTGAAATTCACAACTTCTTAAGATTTTAAAAAAAAAAGAAGTA is part of the Prochlorococcus marinus subsp. pastoris str. CCMP1986 genome and harbors:
- the coxB gene encoding cytochrome c oxidase subunit II — protein: MLNKNFYLILIISVVFGISFWIGFNVNLLPVEASINAPIYDELFKILFIIGLIIFIGMTIAVIYSLFKYRKRKDQYGDGIALEGNLTLEIVWTIIPSIIVLIIGLYSYNIYDRMGGMKELNHSHEMMTSNTEKIWAGISQASNNEVASNNLSVEVSAMQFAFLFNYPKGEFISGELHVPVDRKVSMKMESKDVIHAFWVPEFRIKQDIIPGQPTILNFTPTKVGKYPIICAELCGPYHGGMRASIIVEEESDYKDWFNKNTKTEVSL